A section of the Pseudomonas lini genome encodes:
- the ilvC gene encoding ketol-acid reductoisomerase: MKVYYEKDCDLSIIQGKKVAIIGYGSQGHAQACNLKDSGVDVTVGLRKGSATVAKAEAHGLKVTDVASAVAAADLVMILTPDEFQSALYKNEIEPNIKKGATLAFSHGFAIHYNQVVPRADLDVIMIAPKAPGHTVRSEFVKGGGIPDLIAIYQDASGNAKNVALSYAAGVGGGRTGIIETTFKDETETDLFGEQAVLCGGTVELVKAGFETLVEAGYAPEMAYFECLHELKLIVDLMYEGGIANMNYSISNNAEYGEYVTGPEVINAESRQAMRNALKRIQDGEYAKMFISEGATGYPSMTAKRRNNAAHGIEIIGEQLRSMMPWIGANKIVDKAKN; this comes from the coding sequence ATGAAAGTTTATTACGAAAAAGACTGCGACCTGTCGATCATCCAGGGCAAGAAAGTTGCCATCATCGGTTACGGTTCCCAGGGCCACGCTCAAGCGTGCAACCTGAAAGACTCCGGCGTTGACGTTACTGTTGGTCTGCGTAAAGGTTCGGCTACTGTTGCCAAAGCTGAAGCCCACGGCCTGAAAGTGACTGACGTTGCTTCCGCCGTAGCGGCTGCCGACCTGGTCATGATCCTGACCCCGGACGAGTTCCAGTCTGCCCTGTACAAGAACGAAATCGAGCCGAACATCAAGAAAGGCGCCACTCTGGCCTTCTCCCACGGTTTCGCGATTCACTACAACCAGGTTGTGCCACGTGCTGACCTCGACGTGATCATGATCGCGCCGAAAGCTCCGGGCCACACCGTGCGTTCCGAGTTCGTCAAAGGCGGCGGTATCCCTGACCTGATCGCTATCTACCAGGATGCTTCGGGCAACGCCAAAAACGTTGCACTGTCCTACGCCGCTGGCGTTGGTGGCGGTCGTACCGGCATCATCGAAACCACCTTCAAGGACGAGACCGAAACCGACCTGTTCGGCGAACAAGCCGTTCTGTGCGGCGGTACCGTTGAACTGGTAAAAGCCGGTTTCGAAACCCTGGTTGAAGCTGGCTACGCGCCGGAAATGGCCTACTTCGAATGCCTGCACGAACTGAAGCTGATCGTTGACCTCATGTACGAAGGCGGTATCGCCAACATGAACTACTCGATCTCCAACAACGCCGAGTACGGCGAGTACGTGACCGGTCCGGAAGTGATCAACGCCGAATCCCGTCAGGCCATGCGCAACGCCCTGAAACGTATTCAGGACGGCGAATACGCCAAGATGTTCATCAGCGAAGGCGCCACCGGCTATCCTTCGATGACCGCCAAGCGTCGTAACAACGCCGCTCACGGTATCGAAATCATCGGTGAGCAACTGCGCTCCATGATGCCGTGGATCGGTGCCAACAAGATCGTCGACAAAGCCAAGAACTAA
- a CDS encoding YqcC family protein: MDARFPKIAEQLLLIERELRVQGWWDDVAPSAEALSSVEPFSVDTLDFEQWLQWIFLPRMKTILEQDLPLPNASGIQEMAEMVFAARNVQGKDRQLQVLLKEFDLLISASR; this comes from the coding sequence ATGGATGCACGCTTCCCGAAGATTGCCGAGCAGTTGCTGTTGATCGAGCGTGAACTGCGCGTTCAGGGCTGGTGGGACGATGTTGCACCGTCCGCCGAAGCGCTATCCAGTGTCGAGCCGTTTTCGGTGGATACGCTGGATTTCGAGCAATGGCTGCAATGGATCTTCCTGCCGCGGATGAAGACCATCCTTGAACAGGATCTGCCGCTGCCCAACGCATCGGGGATCCAGGAGATGGCCGAAATGGTCTTCGCCGCCCGCAACGTCCAGGGCAAGGATCGGCAGCTACAGGTCTTGCTCAAAGAATTCGACCTGTTGATCAGCGCCTCCCGCTGA
- the ilvN gene encoding acetolactate synthase small subunit — protein MRHIISLLLENEPGALSRVVGLFSQRNYNIESLTVAPTEDPTLSRLTLTTVGHDEVIEQITKNLNKLIEVVKLVDLSESAHIERELMLVKVKATGAQRAEIKRTTDIYRGQIVDVSASVYTVQLTGTSDKLDSFIQSIGTASILETVRSGVTGIARGDKVLSI, from the coding sequence ATGCGGCACATTATTTCCTTGCTTCTGGAAAACGAACCGGGCGCTCTGTCTCGTGTAGTCGGCCTGTTCTCGCAGCGCAACTACAACATCGAAAGCCTGACCGTGGCTCCCACCGAAGACCCGACCCTGTCGCGTCTGACGCTGACCACTGTCGGCCATGATGAAGTCATCGAACAGATCACCAAGAACCTGAACAAGCTGATCGAAGTGGTAAAACTGGTCGACCTGTCGGAGAGTGCTCACATCGAGCGCGAACTGATGCTGGTCAAGGTCAAGGCCACCGGCGCCCAGCGCGCCGAGATCAAGCGCACCACCGATATTTATCGTGGGCAGATCGTTGATGTCAGCGCTAGCGTGTATACCGTTCAATTGACCGGTACCAGCGATAAGCTCGACAGCTTCATTCAATCGATCGGGACTGCCTCGATTCTGGAAACCGTACGCAGTGGCGTCACCGGGATTGCCCGCGGCGACAAAGTACTGAGCATCTAA
- the pssA gene encoding CDP-diacylglycerol--serine O-phosphatidyltransferase, producing the protein MSERPEEPKQASDAESLLPIDEHIEEGHDAEGRKVRHRGIYLLPNLFTTANLFAGFYSIINSMSAQSALSAGDAIGASKYFAFAAIAIFVAMVLDGLDGRVARMTNTQSAFGAEYDSLSDMVAFGVAPALLAFGWALGDMGKVGWMVAFIYVAGAALRLARFNTQVGTADKRYFIGLASPAAAGVVAGIVWAFSDYGIQGSKMSFLVALMVAAAGMLMVSNIKYNSFKELDLKGRVPFVAILAVVLVFAVVFSDPPRILLLVFLGYAASGPVQYLLRLRRHKKAE; encoded by the coding sequence ATGAGCGAACGTCCCGAAGAGCCAAAGCAGGCTTCTGACGCCGAAAGCCTTCTGCCCATCGATGAACACATCGAAGAAGGGCATGACGCTGAAGGTCGTAAAGTCCGGCATCGTGGTATCTATCTTCTGCCGAATCTGTTCACCACTGCGAACCTCTTCGCAGGGTTCTATTCCATCATCAACTCGATGAGCGCCCAGAGTGCCTTGAGTGCCGGTGATGCCATCGGCGCGAGCAAATATTTTGCGTTTGCCGCGATCGCGATTTTCGTCGCCATGGTGCTCGACGGCCTCGACGGTCGTGTTGCCCGTATGACCAATACCCAAAGCGCTTTCGGTGCCGAGTACGACTCGCTGTCGGACATGGTTGCCTTTGGTGTGGCGCCGGCATTGTTGGCATTCGGCTGGGCCTTGGGCGATATGGGCAAGGTCGGCTGGATGGTGGCCTTCATCTATGTAGCGGGGGCGGCATTACGTCTGGCACGTTTCAACACCCAGGTCGGCACCGCAGACAAACGTTACTTCATCGGTCTGGCCAGCCCGGCTGCCGCCGGTGTGGTTGCGGGCATTGTCTGGGCATTCAGCGACTACGGCATTCAGGGTTCCAAGATGTCGTTCCTGGTTGCACTGATGGTTGCCGCCGCTGGCATGCTGATGGTCAGTAACATCAAGTACAACAGCTTCAAGGAGCTGGACCTGAAAGGGCGCGTTCCCTTTGTCGCGATCCTTGCGGTGGTATTGGTATTCGCCGTTGTGTTCAGTGATCCGCCGCGCATCCTGCTGCTGGTGTTCCTCGGCTATGCGGCTTCCGGGCCGGTCCAGTACCTGTTGCGCCTTCGTAGGCACAAAAAAGCCGAGTGA
- a CDS encoding acetolactate synthase 3 large subunit — MELLSGGEMLVRFLRDEGVKYIYGYPGGALLHVYDALFKEPEVTHILVRHEQAATHMADGYARATGKAGVVLVTSGPGATNAITGIATAYMDSIPMVIISGQVPSTLVGTDAFQETDMIGISRPIVKHSFMIKHASEIPEVMKKAFYLAQSGRPGPVVVDIPKDMTNPAEKFEYIFPKKAKLRSYSPAVRGHSGQIRKAAEMLLAAKRPVLYAGGGVILGGGSAPLTELAKMLNLPVTNTLMGLGAYPGTDRQFIGMLGMHGSYTANLAMHHADVILAVGARFDDRVINGPAKFCPNAKIIHIDIDPASISKTIKADVPIVGPVESVLTEMVAILKEIGETPNKESVASWWKQVDEWRGDRGLFPYDKGDGSVIKPQTVIETLCEVTKGDAFVTSDVGQHQMFAAQYYTFNKPNRWINSGGLGTMGFGFPAAMGIKLSFPDDDVACVTGEGSIQMNIQELSTCLQYGLPVKIVILNNGVLGMVRQWQDMSYGSRHSHSYMESLPDFVKLAEAYGHVGVRITESKDLKSKMEEAFAMKDRLVVIDISVDTSEHVYPMQIKDGSMRDMWLSKTERT; from the coding sequence GTGGAGCTTTTATCTGGCGGTGAGATGCTCGTCCGCTTTTTGCGTGACGAAGGCGTCAAATATATCTACGGGTACCCGGGTGGTGCTCTTCTTCATGTCTATGATGCCCTGTTCAAAGAACCGGAAGTGACCCACATCCTGGTTCGTCACGAGCAGGCTGCGACCCATATGGCTGACGGTTATGCCCGTGCCACCGGTAAAGCCGGTGTGGTACTGGTCACCTCCGGCCCGGGCGCAACCAACGCCATCACCGGTATTGCCACGGCCTACATGGACTCCATTCCGATGGTGATCATTTCCGGCCAGGTGCCTAGCACCTTGGTAGGCACCGATGCATTCCAGGAAACCGACATGATCGGTATCTCCCGGCCGATCGTGAAGCACAGCTTCATGATCAAGCATGCGTCGGAAATCCCGGAAGTCATGAAGAAGGCGTTCTACCTGGCGCAATCCGGTCGTCCTGGTCCGGTCGTTGTCGATATCCCGAAAGACATGACCAACCCGGCCGAGAAGTTCGAATATATCTTCCCGAAAAAAGCCAAGCTGCGTTCCTACAGTCCGGCCGTTCGCGGTCACTCCGGGCAAATCCGCAAGGCAGCCGAAATGCTCCTGGCGGCCAAGCGTCCTGTACTTTATGCAGGCGGCGGCGTGATTCTCGGTGGTGGCTCCGCACCGCTGACCGAACTGGCGAAGATGCTCAACCTGCCAGTGACCAATACCCTGATGGGCCTGGGTGCCTACCCTGGCACCGACCGTCAGTTCATTGGCATGCTCGGCATGCACGGCAGCTACACCGCCAACCTGGCGATGCACCATGCCGATGTGATCCTTGCAGTCGGCGCACGTTTCGATGACCGCGTGATCAACGGCCCGGCCAAGTTCTGTCCGAATGCCAAGATCATTCACATCGACATCGATCCGGCTTCGATCTCCAAGACCATCAAGGCAGACGTTCCTATCGTCGGTCCGGTCGAGAGTGTCCTGACCGAAATGGTCGCGATCCTCAAGGAAATCGGCGAGACCCCGAACAAGGAGTCCGTTGCCAGCTGGTGGAAGCAAGTTGATGAGTGGCGCGGTGACCGCGGCCTGTTCCCTTATGACAAGGGCGACGGCAGCGTGATCAAGCCGCAGACCGTGATCGAAACCCTGTGCGAAGTGACCAAGGGCGACGCCTTTGTGACCTCCGACGTGGGTCAGCACCAAATGTTCGCTGCGCAGTACTACACATTCAACAAGCCAAACCGTTGGATCAACTCCGGTGGCCTGGGCACCATGGGCTTCGGTTTTCCGGCGGCCATGGGCATCAAGTTGAGCTTCCCGGATGATGACGTCGCCTGCGTAACGGGCGAGGGCAGCATCCAGATGAACATTCAGGAACTGTCGACCTGCCTGCAATACGGTTTGCCGGTGAAGATCGTCATTCTGAACAACGGTGTACTGGGTATGGTTCGCCAGTGGCAGGACATGAGTTATGGCAGCCGCCACTCGCACTCCTACATGGAATCGTTGCCTGACTTCGTCAAGCTGGCCGAGGCCTATGGTCACGTTGGCGTGCGCATCACCGAATCGAAAGATTTGAAGTCGAAGATGGAAGAGGCGTTCGCCATGAAAGATCGCCTGGTGGTTATCGATATTTCGGTCGACACCAGCGAGCACGTCTACCCGATGCAGATCAAAGACGGCTCCATGCGCGATATGTGGCTGAGCAAGACGGAGCGTACTTAA
- a CDS encoding DUF4124 domain-containing protein, whose protein sequence is MRTFFFTAGLLISLSPLCMAGQIYKWVDAQGVTHFDAQPPPGQEPTLVVTPAPPVGKPSTPARSNAIGDQRAIDNKVKKQVAEQQDQLKAFCEQARTNLAQLQNNPRLREEVDGETRRLTDQQRQERMTEAQKQIGKNCQ, encoded by the coding sequence ATGCGAACGTTCTTCTTCACCGCCGGCTTGCTGATCAGCCTGAGCCCTTTGTGCATGGCGGGTCAGATCTATAAATGGGTCGATGCCCAGGGCGTTACCCATTTTGATGCGCAACCGCCCCCAGGCCAGGAGCCCACCCTCGTGGTGACGCCCGCCCCGCCCGTCGGCAAACCGAGTACGCCAGCGCGCAGCAACGCCATAGGCGATCAACGGGCTATCGACAACAAAGTGAAAAAACAGGTCGCCGAGCAGCAAGACCAGCTGAAAGCATTCTGCGAACAGGCCCGAACGAACCTGGCTCAACTGCAGAATAATCCGCGATTACGGGAGGAGGTCGACGGCGAGACGCGCCGCCTGACCGACCAACAACGTCAGGAGCGCATGACCGAAGCACAGAAACAGATTGGGAAAAACTGCCAGTAG
- a CDS encoding tetratricopeptide repeat protein — MNKWLIPAVTAVALLSGCSTVQRGSIPVVDSGSAVSNSERIQANGGYRQTTVKRSVQGQTQAIPQGDTGVVVMVPGGGAVSSAPISTSPITPGPITPGPIDTSPVQSAPINQGSYSMPSTPSGIPSASSGGLSADEQLDGPVLALLTTAQQQQASGDLNGASSSLERAQRVAPREPQVLYRLAQVRMAQGDAAQAEQFARRGLTFASGRPALQASLWELIAQAREKQGDSAGAALARQKAKVSL; from the coding sequence GTGAACAAGTGGTTGATTCCAGCAGTGACCGCCGTGGCTTTGCTCAGCGGCTGCTCCACCGTACAGCGTGGTTCGATTCCGGTTGTGGATTCCGGCAGCGCCGTTTCGAACAGTGAACGGATACAGGCGAATGGCGGTTACCGTCAGACGACGGTAAAACGTTCTGTGCAAGGCCAGACTCAGGCAATCCCGCAAGGTGACACTGGCGTTGTGGTGATGGTGCCGGGTGGTGGCGCTGTTTCCTCGGCCCCGATCAGCACTTCGCCGATTACCCCGGGCCCGATCACTCCGGGGCCGATCGATACCTCGCCGGTCCAGTCGGCACCGATCAACCAGGGCAGCTACAGCATGCCATCGACGCCGAGCGGGATTCCTTCGGCGAGTTCCGGTGGCTTGTCTGCCGATGAGCAACTGGACGGTCCGGTCCTGGCGTTGTTGACCACTGCCCAGCAGCAACAGGCCAGCGGCGACCTTAATGGCGCGTCCTCCAGTCTCGAGCGCGCCCAGCGTGTCGCGCCGCGTGAGCCGCAAGTGCTTTATCGCCTGGCCCAGGTGCGTATGGCCCAAGGCGATGCGGCACAGGCCGAGCAATTCGCTCGTCGTGGTTTGACGTTCGCCAGTGGTCGTCCGGCCCTTCAGGCCAGCCTGTGGGAATTGATCGCCCAGGCTCGTGAGAAGCAGGGTGATTCCGCCGGTGCAGCGTTGGCACGTCAGAAGGCCAAGGTCTCGCTGTGA